Proteins from one Bradyrhizobium roseum genomic window:
- a CDS encoding glycosyltransferase family 4 protein, whose amino-acid sequence MTHILVATDAWHPQVNGVVRTLTAMAEAAKGFGVEVSFLTPQSFRTFAMPSYPELRLALPYPAKIARLIAAAKPDGIHIATEGPIGLLVRRYCRKRGLPFTTSFHTRFPEYVSARSPVPESWVWRALRAFHRPSQAVMAATPALATELRARGFRNVVLWSRGVDTALFHPRSIDLCLPMPVFLSVGRIAVEKNLEAFLDLDLPGTKLVVGDGPARAALERKYPDAVFLGARHGEELAEIYAASDIFVFPSRTDTFGLVLLEALASGLPVAAFPVTGPRDVIGASPVGVLDEDLRAACLEALQVSRDDCVEFAAGYSWQASARVFVDHALNVRPELPEGDVAEFRAEDPHFAA is encoded by the coding sequence ATGACGCACATCCTGGTCGCGACCGATGCGTGGCACCCCCAGGTCAACGGGGTGGTGCGGACGTTGACGGCGATGGCGGAAGCGGCCAAGGGCTTCGGCGTCGAGGTGAGTTTCCTGACGCCGCAATCGTTTCGCACTTTTGCGATGCCGAGCTATCCCGAACTGCGGCTGGCGTTGCCGTACCCGGCAAAGATCGCAAGACTGATCGCGGCGGCGAAGCCCGACGGCATCCATATCGCGACCGAAGGCCCGATCGGGCTGCTGGTCCGGCGCTATTGCCGCAAGCGTGGCCTGCCGTTCACCACGAGCTTTCACACCCGCTTCCCTGAATATGTTTCGGCGCGTTCGCCGGTGCCGGAATCCTGGGTATGGCGCGCACTGCGCGCGTTCCACCGGCCGAGCCAGGCCGTGATGGCGGCAACGCCGGCGCTGGCGACCGAATTGCGCGCGCGCGGGTTTCGCAACGTGGTGCTGTGGTCGCGCGGCGTCGATACCGCGCTGTTTCATCCGCGCAGCATCGACCTTTGTCTGCCGATGCCGGTGTTCCTCAGCGTCGGGCGCATCGCGGTCGAAAAGAATCTCGAGGCTTTCCTCGACCTCGATCTGCCGGGCACCAAGCTCGTCGTCGGCGATGGGCCGGCCCGCGCGGCGCTGGAGCGGAAATATCCGGATGCCGTGTTCCTCGGCGCGAGGCACGGCGAGGAACTGGCCGAAATCTACGCGGCCTCCGATATTTTCGTGTTTCCCAGCCGGACCGACACGTTTGGCCTGGTGCTCCTCGAGGCGCTCGCCAGCGGCCTGCCGGTGGCGGCCTTTCCGGTCACCGGACCGCGCGACGTGATAGGTGCTTCGCCGGTCGGCGTGCTGGACGAGGATTTGCGCGCGGCCTGCCTGGAGGCGCTGCAGGTTTCGCGGGACGACTGTGTGGAATTCGCCGCCGGCTACAGCTGGCAGGCCTCTGCGCGCGTCTTTGTCGATCATGCCCTGAACGTTCGCCCCGAGCTGCCGGAAGGCGATGTGGCCGAATTCAGGGCAGAAGACCCGCATTTCGCCGCCTGA
- a CDS encoding Dyp-type peroxidase, with amino-acid sequence MSAMFDLSDLQGNILRGYTRKPYVRYLILEVADRIAARRWLAAAISGRDHDVPQITTGDWGKARPDTCFNIGLTYEGLRALGTPTASLEMFPNEFIEGMTARAIKLGDVGQSAPETWPSPFDEPGRIHLIATIYAEKIEQLDHVQQRALDRNALRLLGMREGYNFNGDFVHFGYRDNIMQPRFEGVHDPERHADGQPMAPLGTVLLGHKTNLEGLLWRVPQPAELGHNGTFNAFRVLRQDVVGFENYLDQAASDLLKHTQVDEVLPPGAETKICQVLSIKSPSRHAALREVVAANLCGRWRDGTPLALSADLPDPGVDQARFDYDHNSRCPYGAHIRRCNPRGGQIVQRVANNSRRLVRRGVPYGPAYDPATPNGDQPERGLLGNFIGASLGAQFEAMSCDWLNLGLQDPRITGSNDPITGTNDPATSWFDLPLKSGGTIRLRGFPEFVSTRGGAYTFLPSLSAIRYLGSLTT; translated from the coding sequence GTGAGCGCGATGTTCGATCTCTCCGATCTGCAGGGCAACATCCTGCGCGGCTACACGAGGAAGCCGTACGTGCGATATCTCATCCTCGAAGTCGCCGATCGGATCGCGGCCCGGCGCTGGCTCGCCGCCGCGATCTCCGGCCGCGACCACGACGTGCCGCAGATCACGACGGGGGATTGGGGGAAAGCCCGGCCCGACACCTGTTTCAACATCGGCCTGACCTACGAGGGACTGCGCGCCCTCGGCACGCCGACCGCCTCGCTTGAAATGTTCCCCAACGAATTCATCGAGGGCATGACCGCCCGCGCCATCAAGCTCGGGGATGTCGGGCAGAGCGCGCCGGAAACCTGGCCATCGCCGTTCGACGAGCCCGGACGCATTCATCTCATCGCAACGATCTATGCCGAAAAAATCGAGCAGCTGGACCACGTGCAGCAGCGCGCCCTCGATCGAAACGCGCTGAGGCTGCTCGGCATGCGCGAGGGATATAATTTCAACGGCGACTTCGTTCACTTCGGATACCGCGACAACATCATGCAACCACGGTTCGAGGGCGTTCACGACCCGGAGCGCCATGCCGACGGGCAACCCATGGCGCCGCTCGGCACCGTGCTGCTCGGACACAAGACCAATCTGGAAGGTTTGCTATGGCGGGTGCCCCAGCCCGCCGAACTCGGACACAACGGCACCTTCAACGCCTTCCGCGTGCTGCGACAGGACGTCGTGGGCTTCGAGAACTATCTCGATCAGGCCGCATCCGATCTGCTCAAGCACACGCAGGTCGACGAAGTGCTGCCGCCAGGCGCGGAAACAAAAATCTGCCAGGTGCTCTCCATCAAATCGCCCTCGCGTCATGCCGCCTTGCGCGAGGTGGTCGCCGCCAATTTGTGCGGCCGATGGCGCGATGGCACGCCGCTGGCCCTTTCGGCGGACCTGCCCGATCCCGGCGTGGACCAGGCGAGGTTCGACTATGATCACAACTCACGCTGCCCCTACGGCGCCCATATCCGCCGCTGCAACCCGCGCGGCGGGCAGATCGTGCAAAGGGTGGCCAACAACAGCCGGCGCCTGGTCCGCCGCGGCGTACCCTATGGACCGGCCTATGATCCGGCGACGCCCAACGGGGACCAACCGGAACGGGGGCTGCTCGGCAATTTCATCGGCGCCAGCCTCGGCGCCCAGTTCGAGGCGATGTCCTGCGACTGGCTGAACCTCGGCCTGCAGGATCCGCGCATCACCGGCTCCAACGATCCGATCACGGGCACCAACGATCCCGCCACCAGCTGGTTCGACCTGCCGCTCAAATCCGGCGGCACGATCCGGCTGCGCGGATTCCCCGAGTTCGTTTCGACCCGGGGTGGCGCCTATACGTTCCTCCCGAGCCTGTCGGCGATCCGATACCTGGGATCGCTGACGACGTGA
- a CDS encoding threonine ammonia-lyase: MPETISNPPIGAADIEAAAKVVAPFAVRTPLLSFPVLNERVGAKVFLKPEMLQRTGSFKFRGAFNKLASIPHDRRVGGVVAFSSGNHAQGVAAAAQILGMQATIVMPADSPVTKRERTKGYGAEVVLYDRDREDREAIANGIAQKRGATLVRPYDDPFVIAGQGTAGREIAEDMAALGLVPDIVVAPASGGGLIAGVATAVKAKFPQAQVIVAEPKDYDDHGLSLRAGHREAHHAAGRTICDALMAAMPGELTFSINSKLLASGVIASDEEVGAAVAYAYRELKLVVEPGGAVGLAALLAGRIDAKGKNVVIVLSGGNVDADLFARLVA; encoded by the coding sequence ATGCCAGAAACGATCTCAAATCCACCGATTGGCGCGGCCGATATCGAGGCTGCCGCCAAGGTGGTTGCGCCCTTTGCGGTGCGGACGCCGCTATTGTCGTTCCCCGTTCTCAATGAACGGGTCGGGGCAAAAGTCTTCCTGAAGCCCGAAATGCTGCAGCGGACCGGATCGTTCAAGTTCCGCGGCGCTTTCAACAAGCTGGCTTCTATTCCGCACGACAGGCGCGTCGGCGGAGTGGTCGCATTCTCTTCCGGCAACCACGCCCAGGGCGTGGCGGCGGCGGCGCAGATCCTCGGCATGCAGGCGACCATCGTGATGCCCGCGGATTCGCCGGTCACCAAGCGCGAGCGCACCAAGGGCTACGGCGCCGAAGTGGTGCTCTACGACCGCGACAGGGAAGACCGGGAAGCCATCGCCAACGGGATTGCGCAAAAGCGCGGCGCGACGCTGGTGCGTCCCTATGACGATCCGTTTGTCATCGCCGGACAGGGCACCGCGGGCCGCGAGATCGCCGAGGACATGGCCGCACTCGGGCTCGTTCCCGACATCGTGGTGGCGCCGGCATCGGGTGGCGGGCTGATCGCCGGCGTGGCGACGGCGGTGAAGGCGAAATTCCCGCAGGCCCAGGTCATCGTCGCCGAGCCCAAGGACTACGACGATCACGGCCTGTCGCTGCGCGCCGGCCACCGCGAGGCGCATCACGCCGCCGGGCGCACCATCTGCGATGCGCTGATGGCGGCGATGCCGGGCGAGCTCACGTTTTCGATCAACAGCAAGCTGCTCGCCAGCGGCGTGATCGCGTCCGACGAGGAAGTCGGCGCCGCGGTCGCCTATGCCTATCGGGAATTGAAACTGGTGGTCGAGCCGGGCGGGGCGGTCGGTCTCGCCGCGCTGCTGGCCGGGCGCATCGACGCCAAGGGCAAGAACGTCGTCATCGTGCTCTCGGGCGGCAATGTCGACGCCGACCTGTTCGCCAGGCTGGTCGCCTGA
- a CDS encoding caspase family protein — MSRFKLSHLVAGLLAGLSSFATAGMARAEAPTADIRSGVQTLPKDQRVALVIGNSNYQSAPRLANPGNDAQSMSQLLNAAGFEVTQATDLKRSDMVRVVQDFTAKVAERGPGTVAMIYYAGHGVQVEGENYLLPIDAKISTAYDLDANSLRLVDLMGTLESITSRMRIVVLDACRNNPFPQANDAGRGLAIVDAPNGSIVGYSTAPGMEAADGDGNHSPYTSAFINNAREPNLPIEQLFKRVRLEVNHATRGRQTPWESSSLTSDFFFFGDTAVAAGRAPDRSPIVQMAANLPSRSVRQAYDYVVSEGSPEYYEEFIRLYPTDPLADEIRVLHYNLKVAKAWHKAVVANSPLAYKTFHQNYSNSLYAPAALKLYGAPKAVPLMQFTHLAKHSPSYKHGNFGSSFAHNKSGGGSGPFQHMPGHGASKPFGNGKMGGLPGRNKQGPFNAGNHGKFSKMPGKFGNHPMRTGNKHMLGSGQRHFGGGMGNRFSQRFSPGPSRMSFARGSYGGGSYGGGGSFGGGRSFGGGFGRR; from the coding sequence ATGTCCCGCTTTAAGCTATCGCATCTGGTCGCCGGCCTGCTGGCCGGCCTGTCGAGTTTCGCCACAGCCGGCATGGCGCGGGCGGAAGCCCCGACCGCCGACATCCGCAGCGGCGTGCAGACGCTACCGAAGGACCAGCGCGTCGCGCTGGTGATCGGCAATTCGAACTACCAGTCCGCGCCAAGACTCGCCAATCCCGGCAACGACGCGCAGTCGATGTCGCAACTCCTGAACGCCGCGGGCTTCGAGGTGACGCAGGCGACCGACCTGAAGCGCAGCGACATGGTCAGGGTGGTGCAGGACTTTACGGCGAAGGTCGCCGAGCGCGGCCCCGGCACCGTCGCCATGATCTACTATGCCGGTCACGGCGTGCAGGTCGAGGGCGAAAACTATCTGCTTCCGATCGATGCGAAAATCTCGACAGCGTACGATCTCGACGCCAATTCGCTGCGGCTGGTCGACCTGATGGGCACGCTTGAATCGATCACGAGCCGGATGCGCATCGTCGTGCTCGACGCCTGCCGCAACAATCCGTTTCCGCAGGCCAATGACGCCGGGCGGGGCCTCGCCATCGTCGATGCGCCGAACGGCTCGATCGTCGGCTACTCCACCGCACCGGGCATGGAGGCGGCAGACGGTGACGGCAACCACAGCCCGTATACGTCCGCGTTCATCAATAACGCGCGCGAACCGAACCTGCCGATCGAGCAACTGTTCAAGCGCGTCCGGCTCGAAGTGAACCACGCGACACGGGGCCGGCAGACGCCGTGGGAAAGCTCGTCGCTGACCTCCGATTTCTTTTTCTTCGGCGATACCGCCGTGGCCGCAGGCCGTGCGCCGGATCGCAGCCCGATCGTGCAGATGGCGGCGAACCTGCCGTCACGGTCGGTGCGACAGGCTTACGACTACGTGGTGTCGGAGGGGTCGCCTGAATATTATGAGGAGTTCATCCGGCTCTATCCGACCGACCCGCTGGCGGACGAGATCCGCGTACTGCACTATAATTTGAAGGTCGCCAAGGCGTGGCACAAGGCGGTGGTCGCGAACTCGCCGCTCGCCTACAAGACGTTCCACCAGAATTATTCCAACAGCCTCTACGCGCCCGCGGCGCTGAAGCTGTACGGCGCGCCGAAGGCCGTTCCGCTGATGCAGTTCACGCATCTGGCGAAGCACTCGCCGTCGTACAAGCACGGCAACTTCGGATCCTCGTTCGCCCACAACAAGAGCGGAGGCGGATCGGGCCCGTTCCAGCATATGCCCGGTCACGGCGCATCGAAGCCGTTCGGCAACGGCAAGATGGGAGGGCTGCCCGGCAGGAACAAGCAAGGTCCTTTCAACGCAGGCAACCACGGCAAGTTCTCAAAAATGCCCGGCAAGTTCGGCAACCATCCGATGCGGACCGGCAACAAGCACATGCTCGGCAGCGGCCAGCGTCATTTCGGCGGCGGAATGGGTAACCGATTCAGCCAGCGTTTCTCACCCGGCCCGTCGCGGATGTCGTTCGCGCGCGGCTCGTACGGCGGCGGGTCGTATGGCGGCGGCGGATCATTCGGCGGAGGCCGTTCGTTCGGCGGCGGCTTCGGACGGCGCTGA
- a CDS encoding adenylate/guanylate cyclase domain-containing protein, protein MVVMSSQPQPDRLGAIHRTQAPPDVENAALHPERRQLTVAFIDIVGSTPLSERIDPEEFFGVIKTYRDICDEQIRRYGGHIARLIGDGLLAYFGVPQAHENDPERAVRAALAVAAAIKEHHFPLSDGSFVRLGVRIGVNTGVVVVGSVPGEPPERREVFGSSAHVAARLQGLAGENGVVVGASTYELTRGTFSYAPLGRRSLKGVEEPVEAWRAEALAASESRFDRARRSPLAPMIGRTGESALLAEMWRQTLAGSGQVGVISGEPGIGKSRLIRQFRSSLDASPRDTLSLQCSPFHVNTPLAPEIERLTRATGIKETDDAELALAKLRSLLARAVTDVERTLRYYGAVLSIPASSGYEPADLGSPSERGRALQVFIDALVAASRKWPILGIVEDVQWIDPTTIELLLRVIAHCPGERIMLLITHRDDYSADWLAGLPVRRIPLQKLAPNECEQMVAAVAGGDIVSRRITSQIVERTDGVPLFVEEFTRSVIDSRAAARDVDGLALGERLPKPLVPSSIHDSLMERLDRLGPAKRVAQIASVFGRQFNYEGILNILPGQGETLKRALQALESAEIAYRVEGSHGTAFTFKHAMIQEAAYSSLLLEDRREFHARVASWLLQEASIRASSQPAVLGYHYARAGNIPEAIEAWLHAGKSALRRSATKEAVVHLREGLSLIPKLPASPQRFETEIALQSSLAMAYTANAGWSDPHVYESYNRALKLCESHGTISEKAAVLWGSTIAKLVNCELAKGLGQSEDFVRRAEEWRDGEAALMAYTAALIANFFLGRLEQASELAALISARYNPREHGKLVQIYQHDPLIVSLVYSGHVEWLLGRPGRARECCETARQLANELGHPFMLAFAAILGVSDHWYEGDLAANLASVERGLEVANEYGYPMYGVIGPLWATSALAARGPAPEVLEKLCGLLEKLPAENRCIQMPLYRILLATEFGRIGQIERARNFAASAASLVEQTGESWAAPEIYRIQGSLLCREPSRDDRAAMRLFKRSLASARKIGAVGWELRTAISMAHLAESGSARAEARDLLMSTRAKFASAETSRDLREADELVRALNR, encoded by the coding sequence ATGGTGGTCATGAGCAGCCAGCCGCAGCCCGATCGCTTGGGCGCAATTCATCGAACGCAGGCGCCGCCGGATGTGGAGAATGCAGCTCTGCATCCCGAGCGGCGGCAGCTCACCGTGGCATTCATCGACATAGTCGGTTCGACGCCCCTGAGCGAGCGGATCGACCCCGAGGAGTTTTTCGGGGTCATCAAGACCTACCGCGATATCTGCGACGAACAGATCCGCCGCTACGGCGGTCACATCGCCCGGCTGATCGGCGACGGTTTGCTCGCCTATTTCGGCGTGCCGCAGGCCCATGAAAACGATCCCGAGCGCGCGGTGCGCGCCGCGCTGGCGGTCGCCGCGGCGATCAAGGAGCACCATTTTCCGCTGTCGGACGGCAGTTTCGTCCGCCTCGGCGTGCGCATCGGAGTCAACACGGGGGTGGTCGTCGTCGGCAGCGTGCCGGGCGAGCCGCCCGAGCGGCGGGAAGTGTTCGGCAGCTCCGCGCATGTCGCTGCCCGTCTGCAAGGGCTTGCCGGCGAGAACGGTGTTGTGGTCGGTGCGAGCACATATGAGCTGACCCGTGGAACCTTCAGCTATGCACCGCTTGGCCGGCGATCGCTCAAGGGCGTCGAAGAGCCGGTCGAGGCCTGGCGCGCCGAGGCGCTTGCGGCCAGCGAAAGCAGGTTCGACCGCGCGCGGAGGTCGCCGCTGGCGCCGATGATCGGCCGGACCGGCGAAAGCGCGTTGCTTGCCGAGATGTGGCGGCAGACCCTGGCAGGGTCGGGGCAGGTCGGCGTCATTTCCGGCGAACCCGGCATCGGCAAGTCGCGTTTGATCCGCCAGTTCCGCAGCTCGCTCGATGCATCGCCGCGCGATACCCTGTCGCTGCAATGCTCGCCGTTCCACGTCAACACGCCGCTGGCCCCGGAAATCGAGCGGCTCACGCGCGCGACCGGCATCAAGGAGACCGACGACGCGGAGCTCGCATTGGCGAAACTGCGTTCGCTGTTGGCAAGAGCCGTCACCGATGTCGAGCGGACGCTGCGCTACTACGGCGCGGTGCTGTCGATCCCCGCATCTTCGGGATACGAGCCTGCGGATCTCGGATCGCCCTCGGAGCGCGGGCGCGCCCTTCAGGTGTTCATCGACGCGCTTGTCGCTGCCTCGCGCAAATGGCCGATCCTCGGCATCGTCGAGGACGTGCAGTGGATCGACCCGACCACCATCGAACTGCTGCTGCGCGTGATCGCCCACTGTCCCGGCGAACGGATCATGTTGCTGATCACACATCGCGACGATTACAGCGCCGACTGGTTGGCGGGCCTGCCGGTTCGACGCATTCCCCTGCAAAAGCTGGCGCCGAACGAATGCGAGCAGATGGTCGCAGCCGTCGCAGGCGGCGATATCGTGTCGCGCCGGATCACCAGCCAGATCGTGGAAAGAACCGATGGCGTGCCGCTGTTCGTCGAGGAGTTCACGCGGTCTGTGATCGATTCCCGCGCCGCCGCGCGCGACGTCGACGGCCTGGCGCTGGGCGAGAGACTGCCCAAGCCGCTGGTGCCGTCGAGCATTCACGATTCGCTGATGGAGCGCCTTGACCGGCTCGGCCCCGCCAAGCGCGTCGCGCAGATCGCCTCGGTGTTCGGCAGGCAATTCAATTATGAAGGCATCCTCAACATCCTGCCGGGCCAGGGCGAAACGCTGAAGCGTGCGTTGCAGGCGCTGGAGAGCGCCGAGATCGCATATCGCGTCGAGGGATCCCACGGCACCGCGTTCACGTTCAAGCACGCGATGATCCAGGAAGCGGCCTATTCTTCGCTGCTGCTGGAGGACAGGCGCGAGTTTCATGCGCGCGTGGCGTCGTGGCTTTTGCAGGAGGCGTCGATCAGGGCAAGCAGCCAGCCTGCCGTGCTCGGCTATCACTATGCGCGCGCGGGCAACATTCCCGAGGCGATCGAAGCGTGGCTGCACGCGGGCAAATCGGCGCTCCGCCGGTCGGCCACCAAGGAGGCGGTGGTTCATCTTCGCGAAGGCCTCTCGCTGATTCCGAAGCTGCCCGCTTCCCCGCAACGCTTCGAAACCGAGATCGCGCTGCAATCCAGCCTGGCGATGGCGTACACCGCCAATGCGGGATGGTCCGATCCGCACGTTTACGAATCCTATAATCGCGCGCTCAAACTCTGCGAGAGCCATGGCACCATCAGCGAGAAGGCGGCGGTCCTGTGGGGAAGCACCATCGCCAAGCTGGTCAATTGCGAGCTTGCCAAGGGTCTCGGGCAATCGGAGGATTTCGTCCGGCGGGCCGAGGAGTGGCGCGACGGCGAGGCCGCGCTGATGGCGTACACCGCCGCCCTGATCGCCAATTTCTTTCTCGGCCGTCTGGAGCAGGCGAGCGAGCTCGCGGCGCTCATCAGCGCCCGCTACAATCCCCGTGAGCACGGCAAGCTGGTTCAGATCTACCAGCATGATCCGTTGATCGTGTCGCTGGTCTATTCCGGCCATGTCGAGTGGCTGCTGGGCCGGCCCGGCCGGGCAAGGGAGTGCTGTGAGACCGCGCGGCAGCTCGCAAACGAGCTCGGGCATCCTTTCATGCTGGCATTTGCCGCCATCCTCGGCGTGTCCGATCACTGGTATGAAGGCGATCTCGCGGCCAATCTCGCCAGCGTCGAACGCGGCCTGGAGGTCGCCAATGAGTATGGCTACCCGATGTACGGGGTGATCGGTCCGTTGTGGGCGACCTCCGCGCTGGCGGCGCGGGGCCCGGCGCCGGAGGTGCTGGAGAAACTGTGCGGCCTGCTCGAGAAACTACCCGCCGAGAATCGCTGCATTCAGATGCCGCTCTATCGAATTCTGCTCGCCACGGAATTCGGACGGATCGGGCAGATCGAGCGGGCGCGAAACTTCGCGGCCTCGGCGGCGTCGCTGGTAGAGCAGACCGGCGAAAGCTGGGCAGCGCCCGAGATCTATCGGATTCAGGGTTCGCTGCTGTGCCGCGAACCGTCGCGGGACGACCGGGCCGCCATGCGTCTGTTCAAGCGCTCGCTCGCATCGGCGAGGAAGATCGGGGCGGTCGGTTGGGAATTGCGCACGGCGATCAGCATGGCGCATCTGGCCGAGAGCGGATCGGCGCGCGCCGAAGCGCGGGACTTGCTGATGTCGACCCGGGCGAAATTCGCGTCCGCGGAAACCTCGCGCGACCTGCGCGAGGCGGATGAACTGGTCAGGGCCTTGAACCGGTGA